Proteins found in one Coffea eugenioides isolate CCC68of chromosome 5, Ceug_1.0, whole genome shotgun sequence genomic segment:
- the LOC113772171 gene encoding autophagy-related protein 18f, with product MRNDGQKPGGGNGGGGGSSGGGFIPTSFKALSSYLRIVSSGASTVASTVRSAASAASAIVERDSDSFHDQVHWAAFDNLQCDGHITRQVLLLGFRNGFQVWDVEDVSNVHNLVSRQDGPVSFMQILPKLLASKQDRDKFANSRPLLLICADGCFPGGSDFQECSSRSGTIHYGHELPNCSGVPTVVCFYSLRSHSYVHQLKFRSVVHLVRCSSRIIAVLQASQIHCFDAATLETDYNILTNPIPLGCGSGCIGFGPLALGPRWMAYSGSPVGNSNSGHVSPQQLTPPRFPSPASNGSLVAHYAKESSKQLAAGLMTLGDMGYKKLSRYYSELLPDGNNSQSGSPRLSGHGVANSQLHDVENDGMVVVRDIVEKTLITQFRAHKSPISSLCFDPTGTLLVTASVHGHNINVFRIIPRDTSGAGFGASYVHLYRLQRGFTNAVIQDICFSRDSEWILISSSRGTSHLFAISPFLGSSGIQSADVCLSSKGSGLGIMMRSPACSTPHSGAQVYDQQCFRTSDPPVTLSVVSRIRSGNNGWRNTVTGAAAAASGRMNSPAGAIAAAFHYYKGSDSYLDTSFLKTNCHLLVFSSPGCLIQYAMRVSSGLDSLTTMHELGMGRDPCLENDAKLVVEAMRKWNICHKQNCKERDENVDIYGENGHYDSSKVFPEGIRKKGVYSEARNTVSKDKMASEEKYHLYISEAELQMHQHRVPLWMKAEIYFQTMATDGINTSEESAFEGEIEIERIPTRMIEVSSKELVPVFEYLQAPKLQPGRQVLNHSKDRQLLYQRSGMSENRKLAYMGSSGSLDSMSGGLAVTELHNGAEETGWVGLQVPTNTTKGFVNTADYSKANGRLEIVNNRESSVTETQFSFVNNSIGVLTSENQFEGSGDEVL from the exons ATGAGGAATGATGGCCAGAAACCAGGTGGTGGAaacggcggcggcggcggcagCAGTGGTGGAGGCTTCATTCCTACTTCATTTAAGGCTCTTTCCAGTTACTTAAGGATTGTTTCTTCTGGTGCTTCCACTGTTGCTTCGACTGTAAGGTCTGCTGCATCAGCTGCTTCTGCCATTGTGGAGAGGGACTCGGATTCCTTCCATGATCAG GTGCATTGGGCTGCGTTTGACAATTTACAATGTGATGGGCACATCACTAGACAAGTCCTTTTGCTTGGATTTCGGAATGGTTTCCAGGTTTGGGATGTTGAAGATGTGAGTAATGTGCATAACTTGGTTTCGAGGCAGGATGGTCCTGTTTCATTCATGCAAATATTACCAAAACTGTTGGCCTCAAAACAGGACAGAGACAAGTTCGCTAACAGTAGGCCACTGCTCCTAATTTGTGCTGATGGTTGCTTTCCTGGAGGCAGTGACTTTCAGGAATGCAGTTCTCGTAGTGGGACCATCCATTATGGGCATGAGTTACCAAATTGTAGTGGTGTGCCTACTGTTGTTTGTTTCTATTCCTTGAGATCACACTCCTATGTGCATCAGCTCAAGTTCAGATCAGTTGTTCATTTAGTAAGGTGCAGCTCTAGAATCATTGCCGTTCTACAAGCATCACAG ATACATTGTTTTGATGCTGCAACTTTGGAAACGGATTATAATATTCTTACAAATCCCATTCCATTGGGTTGTGGATCTGGATGTATTGGCTTCGGACCTCTTGCACTGGGTCCCAGGTGGATGGCTTATAGTGGGAGTCCAGTAGGTAACTCAAACTCTGGACATGTCAGTCCCCAACAACTTACCCCTCCTAGATTTCCTAGTCCTGCATCAAATGGGAGCCTGGTTGCACATTATGCAAAAGAATCAAGCAAACAGCTAGCCGCTGGTTTAATGACTCTTGGAGATATGGGTTATAAGAAGCTTTCCAGGTATTATTCTGAGCTGTTGCCTGATGGAAATAATTCACAATCAGGGAGTCCTCGACTGAGTGGGCATGGAGTTGCTAATTCCCAACTGCATGATGTGGAAAATGATGGAATG GTAGTTGTCAGAGATATTGTTGAGAAGACTCTTATCACTCAATTTAGGGCACATAAAAGCCCCATCTCCTCATTATGCTTTGATCCCACTGGCACTCTTTTGGTGACAGCCTCGGTTCATGGTCATAACATTAATGTTTTTCGAATAATACCTAGAGATACATCTGGAGCTGGTTTTGGGGCCTCGTATGTTCATCTTTACAGGCTGCAACGTGGTTTTACTAATGCT GTTATACAGGATATCTGTTTTAGTAGGGACAGTGAATGGATTTTGATAAGTTCTTCCAGAGGGACAAGTCATCTTTTCGCAATATCTCCTTTTCTTGGTTCATCTGGAATTCAATCTGCTGATGTTTGTTTGAGCTCAAAAGGCAGTGGATTAGGTATTATGATGAGATCACCAGCTTGTTCAACTCCACATTCTGGAGCACAGGTTTATGATCAGCAGTGTTTTCGTACTTCTGATCCTCCTGTAACACTCTCTGTTGTGAGCCGAATAAGGAGTGGAAATAATGGCTGGAGAAACACTGTAACtggtgctgctgctgctgcttctGGAAGGATGAATTCTCCAGCTGGGGCTATTGCAGCTGCTTTCCATTACTACAAAGGCAGTGATTCGTATTTAGATACCAGCTTTTTGAAGACTAATTGTCACCTGCTGGTTTTCTCTTCTCCTGGTTGTTTGATTCAATATGCAATGCGGGTATCTTCTGGTTTAGATTCTCTGACGACAATGCATGAACTAGGCATGGGACGTGACCCGTGTCTTGAGAATGATGCAAAATTAGTGGTGGAGGCTATGCGGAAGTGGAATATTTGTCATAAACAAAACTGTAAAGAGCGAGATGAGAATGTTGATATCTATGGTGAGAATGGACATTACGATAGCAGCAAGGTATTTCCAGAAGGAATCAGAAAGAAGGGTGTTTACTCTGAGGCCAGAAACACGGTCTCGAAGGATAAGATGGCTTCTGAGGAAAAATACCACTTGTATATATCTGAAGCAGAGCTGCAAATGCATCAGCATCGGGTTCCATTGTGGATGAAAGCTGAG ATATATTTTCAGACCATGGCAACAGATGGCATTAATACGAGTGAGGAGAGTGCCTTTGAAGGAGAGATTGAGATAGAAAGAATACCTACTCGAATGATTGAAGTGAGTTCAAAAGAACTAGTGCCAGTGTTTGAATATCTTCAAGCTCCCAAGCTTCAACCTGGAAG GCAAGTTTTAAATCACAGCAAGGATAGACAACTGCTGTATCAGAGATCTGGAATGTCTGAGAACAGAAAGCTTGCCTACATGGGCAGTTCTGGTTCATTAGATTCCATGAGTGGGGGATTAGCTGTGACCGAACTGCACAATGGTGCTGAGGAAACAGGATGGGTTGGTCTTCAGGTGCCAACAAACACAACCAAGGGTTTTGTAAATACTGCTGATTACTCCAAAGCAAATGGTCGGCTTGAGATTGTAAATAATAGAGAGAGCTCTGTGACAGAGACGCAATTTAGCTTTGTAAATAATAGTATAGGTGTGCTGACATCGGAGAATCAATTTGAAGGTAGTGGTGATGAGGTTCTTTGA